One Phocaeicola dorei genomic region harbors:
- a CDS encoding IS256 family transposase — protein MSEEFDFERIKNKAIEQLKAGKPLLGKDGAFAPLLESILNAALEGEMDAHLSEDERMSGNRRNGKMQKQVQTSMGEVTVSTPRDRNSTFDPQFIKKRETILAEGVADRIIGLYALGNSTREISDWMEENLGNRVSAETISSITDRVLPEIKAWRSRSLDYIYPIVWMDAIHYKVMDERGCAITHAIYNVLAIDKDGRKDLLGMYISKNEGANFWLNVLTDLQNRGVHDILIACVDGLRGFPDAIQSVFPDTIVQLCIVHQIRNSIKYVGSKHQKEFLKDLKRVYGAVSKDAAETELLDLDQKWGEKYPIVIKSWQDNWEKLTEYFQFTSDIRRMIYTTNTVEGYHRQIRKVTKNKGVFPNDTALEKLVYLAYRNIRKKWTMPLANWGTIAQQLAIKFGDRFKLL, from the coding sequence ATGAGTGAAGAATTTGATTTTGAAAGGATCAAGAACAAGGCAATCGAGCAGCTCAAGGCTGGCAAGCCCTTGTTGGGTAAGGACGGAGCTTTTGCCCCGTTATTGGAGAGCATTTTAAATGCAGCTTTAGAAGGTGAGATGGATGCCCATCTTTCCGAGGATGAACGCATGAGTGGCAACCGTCGTAATGGCAAGATGCAGAAGCAGGTGCAAACTTCTATGGGTGAGGTGACCGTTTCTACCCCCCGTGATCGTAATTCCACCTTCGATCCTCAGTTTATAAAGAAGCGGGAGACCATTCTCGCGGAAGGTGTTGCTGACCGCATAATCGGCCTTTATGCCCTTGGTAATAGTACACGTGAAATAAGCGATTGGATGGAAGAGAATCTTGGTAACCGTGTGTCTGCCGAAACAATCAGTTCCATCACTGACCGGGTACTTCCGGAAATAAAAGCGTGGCGTTCGCGTAGCCTGGATTATATTTATCCGATAGTCTGGATGGATGCCATTCATTATAAAGTCATGGATGAGAGAGGCTGTGCCATTACCCATGCAATCTACAACGTATTGGCTATAGATAAGGACGGTCGTAAGGATTTGCTTGGGATGTACATCTCTAAGAATGAGGGGGCAAACTTCTGGTTGAATGTGCTGACCGATTTACAGAACCGTGGTGTACACGACATTCTCATAGCTTGTGTCGATGGTCTGAGGGGCTTCCCGGATGCCATCCAAAGCGTATTCCCTGATACCATAGTGCAACTTTGTATCGTCCATCAGATACGTAACTCCATCAAATACGTCGGCAGTAAACACCAGAAGGAGTTTCTTAAAGATCTGAAACGGGTTTACGGTGCAGTCAGCAAGGATGCCGCTGAAACGGAGCTTCTTGATTTAGATCAGAAATGGGGAGAGAAATATCCTATCGTCATCAAGTCGTGGCAGGACAACTGGGAAAAGCTCACTGAATACTTCCAGTTCACATCCGATATACGTCGTATGATTTATACGACGAATACCGTTGAAGGCTACCACCGGCAAATACGGAAAGTTACAAAAAACAAGGGTGTGTTCCCTAATGACACCGCCCTTGAGAAGCTTGTCTACCTCGCTTATCGCAACATACGCAAGAAATGGACTATGCCACTGGCTAATTGGGGCACCATTGCCCAACAACTGGCGATAAAGTTTGGAGATAGATTTAAGTTGTTGTAA